The following are from one region of the Deferribacterota bacterium genome:
- a CDS encoding carbon starvation protein A — MASTTIIVIIGLLIYFITYFTYGRYINKKVVGKSIEEAPSKRLFDGVDYVPANRYILFGHHFASIAGAAPIVGPVIALAWGWLPAILWVWFGNILIGAVHDYLSLISSIRHNGHSIQWVAGKIIKERAGKLCGWFVLLVLILVIAAFSAVVGKLHVDEPSVPTVYLLTIIVALLLGYLIYRRNVNFKIATTIALILYIISIVVGYFIPIKLNYQMWMAILLIYIIIASSLPVNVLLQPRDYLNSWLLVVCLLFGAIIMVFSFKHLSTPTVTLFSAHIIRGYSTPFWPVIPLIIACGSLSGFHSLVASGTTSKQISSENDAQFIGYGSMLVEGFLSTIVIATVSAFGIFKGLDLSDKTMFANNYVSTLNNYGGPIGVFASAYGNAANYLFGLPSKIITIIASLWVASFALTTLDTSNRLARYAINELSEPLKKSNKDFYTFITNRWVASTIPALIGITLAWSGAWSMIWPAFGGANQMLASIALITTSAWVIRVQRKKAYFVLIPALLLWVTVTSALIWYLIVPVAGFFNTAPFQAVLLGVITILMLLLNFMLIYDFYKPNSMIE; from the coding sequence ATGGCATCTACAACAATTATTGTTATAATAGGCTTATTAATATATTTTATTACATACTTTACCTATGGTAGATATATTAATAAAAAGGTAGTAGGGAAAAGTATTGAAGAAGCTCCATCAAAAAGATTATTCGACGGCGTGGATTATGTTCCAGCAAATAGATACATCCTCTTTGGTCATCACTTTGCCTCAATTGCTGGTGCTGCACCTATCGTAGGGCCTGTTATAGCCCTTGCATGGGGATGGTTACCGGCTATTCTATGGGTTTGGTTTGGAAATATCTTAATTGGAGCTGTCCACGATTATCTTTCCCTAATCAGTTCAATAAGGCACAATGGTCACTCTATACAGTGGGTAGCAGGTAAAATAATAAAAGAAAGAGCAGGAAAATTATGTGGATGGTTTGTTCTTCTTGTTTTAATATTAGTGATAGCAGCTTTCTCGGCAGTTGTTGGTAAATTGCACGTTGATGAGCCCTCAGTTCCAACTGTATATTTATTAACAATTATTGTTGCACTCTTATTGGGCTACCTCATTTATAGAAGAAATGTAAATTTCAAAATTGCTACAACTATAGCACTAATATTGTATATTATCTCTATAGTTGTTGGGTATTTCATACCAATAAAACTAAATTATCAGATGTGGATGGCTATATTATTAATATATATAATAATTGCCTCATCACTACCTGTTAATGTTTTGTTACAACCAAGAGACTATCTAAACTCTTGGCTTTTGGTTGTTTGTCTTTTATTTGGCGCTATAATTATGGTTTTTTCATTTAAACACCTTTCAACACCAACAGTTACATTATTTAGCGCACATATAATAAGAGGTTATTCAACGCCCTTTTGGCCTGTTATACCACTTATTATTGCATGTGGTTCACTATCAGGATTTCACTCCTTAGTTGCCTCAGGCACAACATCAAAACAGATCTCTAGCGAAAATGATGCACAGTTTATAGGTTATGGATCAATGCTAGTAGAAGGTTTTCTCTCAACCATTGTTATTGCTACTGTTTCAGCTTTTGGTATTTTTAAAGGGCTTGATTTATCGGATAAAACAATGTTTGCTAATAATTATGTTTCAACGTTGAATAATTATGGAGGGCCAATTGGTGTATTCGCATCTGCATATGGCAATGCTGCAAATTATCTATTTGGTCTGCCTAGCAAAATAATAACCATCATAGCTTCACTATGGGTTGCATCCTTTGCTTTGACAACCCTTGATACATCAAATAGACTTGCTAGATATGCAATTAATGAGCTTAGCGAACCTCTAAAGAAAAGTAACAAAGATTTTTATACATTTATAACAAATAGGTGGGTTGCATCAACTATACCTGCTCTAATTGGCATTACACTTGCTTGGAGTGGCGCTTGGTCGATGATTTGGCCTGCCTTTGGTGGTGCAAATCAAATGTTGGCATCAATTGCACTTATAACAACATCGGCATGGGTTATTAGGGTGCAAAGAAAAAAAGCCTACTTTGTGCTAATACCAGCACTTTTACTATGGGTTACTGTGACTTCAGCATTAATATGGTATTTAATAGTTCCTGTAGCAGGCTTTTTCAATACCGCACCTTTTCAGGCAGTTTTGTTAGGTGTTATAACAATACTAATGTTACTTCTAAATTTCATGCTAATTTATGATTTTTACAAACCTAACAGTATGATTGAATAA